The Papaver somniferum cultivar HN1 chromosome 3, ASM357369v1, whole genome shotgun sequence genome includes a region encoding these proteins:
- the LOC113357459 gene encoding uncharacterized protein LOC113357459 translates to MDKRREEEEDTKELFKNIMEGYSDKVIPFLSDLITDNNDKNITDGNASADQMVETCFSIKKKGSTKRVKAEVSHQSLVPMEIIQKKSRRDLIQPHLSEKERRIKMAEKYSVLRSLLANLKYKRSQTVIIEEAVKCIKNLEEEFEKLEESKKKKRKELSKTTNSFRNSIVDVTVSGQAAFFGIQVEINNSAEEPFLFSRVMKVFEYYETEILTTTITTRNELKMKIIRLSVSVLINEAGGGSIEEIKKGINRLFV, encoded by the exons ATGgataaaagaagagaagaagaagaagacacaaAGGAATTGTTTAAGAACATCATGGAAGGTTACAGTGACAAGGTTATACCATTTTTGTCTGATTTAATTACTGACAACAACGACAAAAACATCACTGACGGAAATGCTAGTGCCGATCAGATGGTGGAAACTTGTTTTTCAATCAAGAAGAAAGGAAGTACTAAAAGAGTAAAAGCAGAAGTTTCCCATCAATCGTTAGTACCAATGGAGATTATTCAGAAAAAAAGTAGGAGAGATTTGATCCAACCACATTTATctgagaaagaaagaagaattaAAATGGCTGAAAAATACTCTGTTCTTCGATCTCTGCTTGCTAATCTAAAATATAAG AGATCACAAACTGTGATAATAGAAGAAGCGGTAAAATGCATAAAGAATcttgaagaagaatttgaaaaattagaagaatcaaagaagaagaagaggaaagaattATCTAAAACAACAAATTCATTCAGAAACTCAATTGTTGATGTAACAGTTTCAGGTCAGGCAGCTTTTTTTGGGATACAAGTAGAAATTAACAACAGTGCTGAAGAACCATTTTTATTCTCAAGGGTGATGAAAGTGTTTGAATATTACGAAACAGAGATACTAACAACAACAATCACTACAAGAAAtgagttgaagatgaagatcataAGATTAAGTGTGAGTGTTTTGATTAATGAAGCCGGAGGGGGAAGTATTGAGGAAATTAAAAAGGGTATTAATAGATTATTTGTATAA
- the LOC113361661 gene encoding CASP-like protein 1D1, with translation MAEVTEKKEITEPMETESRSYGTATTSAKTSKYFLLGIILRGLLFALTLTSVILMITAKQTEYVISILTRTRELRPAKWNYSPAFIFFVSALWGVCGYSVSSMLNTLVCRKKCATNKFLIQTVLADVLAFGILASATGTAGGVAYIGLKGNSHIGWFKICNIYDKFCRHIAASLVLSLVALVILLIIITLSTIQTRC, from the exons ATGGCAGAAGTTACCGAGAAAAAAGAAATCACCGAGCCAATGGAAACCGAATCTCGATCATATGGCACAGCCACGACCAGTGCTAAAACTTCGAAATATTTCTTGCTAGGTATAATCCTTAGGGGATTACTCTTTGCGTTAACGCTTACTTCCGTTATCCTCATGATTACTGCTAAGCAAACTGAATACGTTATATCGATACTGACAAGAACACGGGAACTTCGACCTGCCAAATGGAACTATTCTCCAGCCTTCAT ATTTTTCGTATCCGCTCTTTGGGGTGTTTGTGGATACAGTGTTTCTTCCATGCTAAACACACTAGTCTGCCGTAAGAAATGCGCTACAAACAAGTTCTTGATCCAAACAGTATTGGCGGACGTG TTGGCGTTCGGAATTCTGGCTTCAGCTACTGGGACTGCTGGTGGTGTAGCGTATATCGGATTAAAAGGAAATTCTCATATAGGATGGTTTAAAATTTGCAACATCTATGACAAATTTTGTCGACATATCGCAGCTTCCCTTGTTCTCTCATTAGTCGCCTTAGTGATCCTTCTCATCATCATAACGCTCTCGACCATACAAACCCGTTGCTAA